A genomic segment from Poecilia reticulata strain Guanapo linkage group LG3, Guppy_female_1.0+MT, whole genome shotgun sequence encodes:
- the ptpmt1 gene encoding phosphatidylglycerophosphatase and protein-tyrosine phosphatase 1 has protein sequence MSGALARLLFYPTLAYNVVMEKVSSRRWFDRVDETVILGALPFRSMTKQLVETENVRGVVTMNETYETKYFCNSAEEWRHAGVEQLRLSTVDLTGVPSLQNLHQGVEFALQHRLQGTSVYVHCKAGRSRSATLVAAYLIRVST, from the exons ATGTCCGGAGCGTTAGCCAGGCTGCTCTTCTACCCGACTCTGGCCTACAATGTTGTCATGGAGAAGGTTTCCTCCAGGAGGTGGTTCGACCGGGTGGACGAGACGGTCATCCTGGGGGCGCTGCCGTTCAGGTCCATGACCAAACAG CTGGTGGAGACAGAAAATGTCCGGGGAGTTGTCACCATGAATGAAACGtatgaaaccaaatatttctgcaacTCGGCCGAG GAGTGGCGACATGCAGGCGTGGAGCAGCTGAGGCTGAGCACCGTGGACCTGACCGGAGTCCCCAGCCTGCAGAACCTCCATCAGGGGGTGGAGTTCGCCCTKCAGCACAGGTTGCAGGGGACCAGCGTCTACGTCCACTGCAAGGCAGGCCGTTCCCGCAGCGCCACGCTGGTCGCTGCGTACCTCATCCGGGTCAGTACG